From the bacterium genome, one window contains:
- the gyrB gene encoding DNA topoisomerase (ATP-hydrolyzing) subunit B gives MTKSGSDYGAEKITVLEGLEAVRKRPGMYIGDTAERGLHHLVFEVVDNSIDEAMAGFCTDILVVLHIDGSVTVEDNGRGIPVEIHPKEGVSAAEVVLTKLHAGGKFDSGAYTVSGGLHGVGVSVVNALSATLAVEIKRGGRVYAQRYHRGKPEAPLAIIGTSDQTGTKVSFKPDAEIFEKMDFSFDILSQRLRELAFLNRGVRIVIEEQATQKQHEFLYRGGIEEFVRHLNRAKTPIHPTVIALTGSKEGVEIEAALQWNEGYAESIFSFANNINTIEGGTHLTGFKGALTRTLNAYATSANLLKNGETLQGEDTREGLTAVVSVKLPHPQFEGQTKTKLGNSDVRGYVEALVNEKLGEYLEEHPNEAKLIVLKSLDAARVREATRKAKELARRKGALDSAALPGKLADCQERDPALSELYIVEGDSAGGSAKQGRDRRNQAILPLRGKILNVEKARFDRMLSSQEIRTLITALGTDVLKERAAEREENEPSKVRYHTIIIMTDADVDGSHIRTLLLTLFYRHFPDLIERGYVYIAQPPLFRVKKGKTERYLKDEHALEEFLLDLGTKDIALRASDGTTLSGDGLRGVVKQHLRFTHVLDIVARQRKSREVVAGLAFEPGLTVAALADRALVTPLVDRARQRMLAEHPELEPLAVQTPDDSEHGGVRLVIRARQNGSAQETVIDAAFVQTPEFVELQRLAGQLRAAGTAPFAIVAGEKETAAPTLAAAVSEVLALARKGLDIQRYKGLGEMNPEQLWETTMNPDTRTLLQVRVEDGVEADLMFSTLMGDEVEPRRKFIEDHALTVKNLDI, from the coding sequence ATCACCAAGTCAGGGTCTGATTACGGGGCCGAGAAGATCACCGTCCTCGAAGGGCTGGAAGCGGTCCGGAAGCGCCCCGGGATGTACATCGGCGATACCGCCGAGCGGGGTCTGCACCACCTGGTGTTCGAGGTCGTGGACAACTCGATCGACGAGGCCATGGCCGGCTTCTGCACCGACATCCTGGTGGTGCTGCACATCGACGGCTCGGTGACGGTCGAGGACAACGGGCGGGGCATTCCGGTCGAGATCCACCCGAAGGAAGGCGTCTCGGCGGCTGAGGTGGTGCTGACCAAGCTCCACGCCGGCGGCAAGTTCGATTCCGGCGCCTATACGGTCTCCGGCGGTCTGCACGGCGTCGGCGTCTCGGTGGTGAACGCGTTGTCGGCGACGCTGGCGGTGGAGATCAAGCGCGGCGGCAGGGTCTATGCGCAGCGCTACCACCGCGGCAAGCCGGAAGCGCCGCTCGCGATCATCGGCACCAGCGACCAGACCGGCACCAAGGTGTCGTTCAAACCCGATGCCGAGATCTTCGAGAAGATGGATTTCAGCTTCGATATCCTGTCGCAGCGCCTGCGCGAGCTCGCGTTCCTCAACCGCGGCGTGCGCATCGTCATCGAGGAACAGGCGACCCAGAAGCAGCACGAATTCCTCTATCGCGGTGGCATCGAGGAGTTCGTTCGCCACCTGAATCGCGCCAAGACGCCGATCCACCCGACGGTGATCGCCCTCACCGGCAGCAAGGAAGGCGTCGAGATCGAAGCCGCTCTGCAGTGGAACGAGGGCTACGCCGAGTCGATCTTCTCGTTCGCCAACAACATCAACACCATCGAGGGCGGCACCCACCTGACGGGCTTCAAGGGGGCGCTCACGCGCACGCTCAACGCCTATGCGACCTCCGCCAATCTGCTGAAGAACGGCGAGACGTTGCAGGGCGAAGACACCCGCGAGGGGCTGACGGCGGTGGTGAGCGTCAAGCTGCCGCATCCGCAGTTCGAGGGGCAGACGAAGACGAAGCTCGGCAACAGCGACGTCCGCGGCTACGTCGAGGCGCTGGTCAACGAGAAGCTCGGCGAGTACCTCGAGGAGCATCCCAACGAGGCGAAGCTCATCGTGCTCAAGAGCCTCGATGCCGCGCGCGTGCGCGAGGCGACGCGCAAGGCGAAGGAGTTGGCGCGGCGCAAGGGCGCGCTCGATTCGGCGGCGTTGCCCGGCAAGCTCGCCGACTGCCAGGAACGCGACCCGGCGCTCTCCGAGCTCTACATCGTCGAGGGCGATTCGGCCGGCGGCTCGGCGAAGCAGGGACGCGATCGCCGCAACCAGGCGATCCTGCCGCTGCGCGGCAAGATCCTCAACGTCGAGAAGGCGCGCTTCGACCGCATGCTGTCCTCGCAGGAGATCCGGACGCTGATCACCGCGCTCGGCACCGACGTGCTCAAGGAACGCGCCGCGGAGCGCGAGGAGAACGAGCCGAGCAAGGTCCGCTACCACACGATCATCATCATGACCGACGCGGACGTGGACGGGTCGCACATCCGCACCCTGCTGCTGACGCTCTTCTACCGCCATTTCCCCGATCTCATCGAGCGCGGGTACGTCTACATCGCGCAGCCGCCGCTGTTCCGGGTGAAGAAGGGCAAGACCGAGCGCTACCTCAAGGACGAGCACGCGCTCGAGGAGTTCCTGCTCGACCTCGGCACCAAGGACATCGCCCTGCGCGCCAGCGACGGCACGACGCTGAGCGGCGACGGCCTGCGCGGGGTGGTGAAGCAGCACCTCCGGTTCACGCACGTGCTCGACATCGTCGCCCGCCAACGCAAGAGCCGCGAGGTGGTCGCCGGGCTCGCCTTCGAGCCCGGGCTGACGGTCGCGGCGCTCGCCGACCGCGCCCTGGTGACGCCGCTGGTCGACCGGGCGCGACAGCGCATGCTGGCCGAGCATCCCGAGCTCGAGCCGCTCGCGGTGCAGACCCCCGATGATTCCGAGCATGGCGGCGTCCGCCTGGTGATCCGCGCGCGGCAGAACGGCAGCGCCCAGGAGACGGTGATTGATGCCGCCTTCGTGCAGACGCCGGAGTTCGTCGAGCTGCAGCGCCTCGCCGGCCAGTTGCGCGCGGCCGGCACGGCGCCCTTCGCCATCGTCGCCGGCGAGAAGGAAACCGCCGCGCCGACCCTGGCGGCGGCGGTCAGCGAGGTGCTCGCGCTGGCGCGCAAGGGCCTCGATATCCAGCGCTACAAGGGTCTCGGCGAGATGAACCCGGAGCAGCTCTGGGAGACGACGATGAACCCGGACACCCGGACCCTGCTCCAGGTGCGGGTCGAGGACGGCGTCGAAGCCGATCTCATGTTCTCGACGCTCATGGGCGACGAGGTCGAACCGAGGCGCAAGTTCATCGAGGACCACGCGCTGACGGTGAAGAACCTCGACATCTGA
- the gyrA gene encoding DNA gyrase subunit A, translating into MAEPKGDRIPVAIEDEMRQSFMDYAMSVIIARALPDARDGLKPVHRRALYAMYDLSNDWNRPYKKSARIVGDVIGKYHPHGDAAVYDTIVRMVQDFSLRYPLIDGQGNFGSVDGDPAAAMRYTEIRMARIASELLADLDKETVDFAPNYDESTQEPVVLPARIPNLLINGSSGIAVGMATNIPPHNLGEVVDGLIALIEQPTLTSAQLMQYIPGPDFPTAGFIHGRGPIHEAYTTGRGVLTVRARVEIEDGGDKGRTRLIVRELPYQVNKARLIERMAELVTDKRIDGISDLRDESDRDGMRVVIELKRDAVPEVVQNQLFKLSQLQESFGINMLAIVGGRPKLLTLRDALLVFIEHRKEVVTRRTVFELRKAQERLHILEGLKIAIENLDAVIALIRAASDPATARDGLMTQFGLSELQAQAILDMRLQRLTNMERDKILEEHAETLKLIARYQEILGDEREVAKIVVAELREVRAQYGDARRTVIVEESADLSIEDLIADEDVVVTVSHEGYIKRNPVAEYRAQRRGGRGKIGATTKDEDFIEHLFIASTHAYILVFTNLGKLYWMKVHELPQAGRAARGKAIVNLLSLREHEKVSAFLTVREFAPGRNVLFATKDGTVKKTALDDYANPRPSGIIAIKLNDGDELIGVRITDGDQEVILSTANGQAIRFRESDVRTMGRNAAGVRGITLEEGDALVAVDVVTPDTTLLAVAEKGYGKRTQIDEYRLTNRGGKGVITMNVTDKVGRVVGVRLVREGDDVMLITDAGKVIRMPVRDISVIGRNTQGVRLIGLEEGEKVVGVAPLAEMDGEAESPPDAPAA; encoded by the coding sequence ATGGCAGAACCCAAGGGAGATCGAATTCCCGTCGCGATCGAAGACGAGATGCGGCAGTCCTTCATGGACTACGCCATGTCCGTCATCATCGCGCGCGCCCTACCGGACGCGCGCGACGGACTGAAGCCGGTGCATCGCCGGGCGTTGTACGCGATGTACGACCTCAGCAACGACTGGAACCGGCCGTACAAGAAGTCGGCGCGCATCGTCGGCGACGTGATCGGCAAGTACCACCCGCACGGCGACGCCGCGGTCTACGACACCATCGTCCGCATGGTGCAGGACTTCTCCCTGCGCTACCCGCTGATCGACGGCCAGGGCAACTTCGGTTCGGTCGACGGCGATCCCGCCGCGGCCATGCGCTACACCGAGATCCGCATGGCGCGCATCGCCAGCGAGCTGCTGGCGGACCTCGACAAGGAGACGGTCGACTTCGCGCCCAACTACGACGAGTCGACCCAGGAGCCGGTGGTCCTGCCGGCGCGCATTCCCAACCTCCTCATCAACGGCTCCTCGGGCATCGCCGTCGGCATGGCCACCAATATCCCGCCGCACAATCTCGGCGAGGTGGTCGACGGCCTCATCGCCCTGATCGAGCAACCGACGCTGACCTCGGCGCAGCTCATGCAGTACATCCCGGGGCCGGACTTCCCCACCGCCGGCTTCATCCATGGCCGCGGCCCGATCCACGAGGCCTACACCACCGGTCGCGGCGTGCTCACCGTGCGCGCCAGGGTCGAGATCGAGGACGGCGGCGACAAGGGGCGCACCCGGCTGATCGTCCGCGAGCTGCCCTACCAGGTGAACAAGGCGCGCCTGATCGAGCGCATGGCCGAGTTGGTGACCGACAAGCGCATCGACGGCATCTCCGACCTGCGCGACGAGTCCGATCGCGACGGCATGCGCGTCGTCATCGAGCTCAAGCGCGACGCCGTGCCCGAGGTGGTGCAGAACCAGCTCTTCAAGCTCAGCCAGCTCCAGGAGTCCTTCGGCATCAACATGCTGGCTATCGTCGGCGGCCGGCCGAAGCTGCTCACCCTGCGCGACGCGCTGCTGGTGTTCATCGAGCACCGCAAGGAGGTCGTCACCCGGCGCACGGTCTTCGAGTTGCGCAAGGCGCAGGAGCGCCTGCACATCCTCGAGGGCCTGAAGATCGCGATCGAGAACCTCGACGCGGTCATCGCCCTGATCCGCGCCGCCAGCGATCCGGCCACCGCCCGCGATGGGCTGATGACCCAGTTCGGGCTCAGCGAGCTGCAGGCCCAGGCGATCCTCGACATGCGCCTGCAACGCCTCACCAACATGGAGCGGGACAAGATTCTCGAGGAGCACGCCGAGACCCTGAAGCTGATCGCCCGCTACCAGGAGATCCTGGGCGACGAGCGCGAGGTGGCGAAGATCGTCGTCGCCGAGCTGCGCGAGGTCCGCGCCCAGTACGGCGACGCCCGCCGCACGGTCATCGTCGAGGAGTCCGCCGATCTCAGCATCGAGGATCTGATCGCCGACGAGGACGTGGTCGTCACGGTGTCCCACGAGGGCTACATCAAACGGAACCCGGTCGCCGAATACCGCGCCCAGCGGCGCGGCGGCCGCGGCAAGATCGGCGCGACGACCAAGGACGAGGACTTCATCGAGCATCTCTTCATCGCCTCGACCCACGCCTACATCCTGGTCTTCACCAACCTCGGCAAGCTGTACTGGATGAAGGTGCACGAGCTGCCGCAGGCCGGCCGCGCCGCGCGGGGCAAGGCGATCGTCAACCTGCTCAGCCTGCGCGAGCACGAGAAGGTGTCCGCCTTCCTGACGGTGCGCGAATTCGCGCCCGGCCGCAACGTCCTCTTCGCCACCAAGGACGGCACGGTGAAGAAGACGGCGCTCGACGACTACGCCAATCCGCGCCCCTCCGGCATCATCGCCATCAAACTCAACGACGGCGACGAGCTGATCGGCGTGCGCATCACCGACGGCGACCAGGAGGTCATTCTCTCCACCGCCAACGGACAGGCGATCCGCTTCCGCGAGTCGGACGTGCGCACCATGGGCCGCAACGCCGCCGGCGTGCGCGGCATCACCCTCGAGGAGGGCGACGCCCTGGTCGCGGTCGACGTGGTGACCCCCGACACGACCCTGCTCGCGGTTGCCGAGAAGGGCTACGGCAAGCGCACCCAGATCGACGAGTACCGGCTGACCAACCGCGGCGGCAAAGGCGTCATCACCATGAACGTGACCGACAAGGTCGGCCGCGTCGTCGGCGTGCGTCTGGTGCGCGAGGGCGACGACGTCATGCTCATCACCGATGCCGGCAAGGTGATCCGCATGCCGGTGCGCGACATCTCGGTGATCGGCCGCAATACCCAGGGGGTTCGCCTCATCGGCCTCGAAGAGGGCGAGAAGGTGGTCGGCGTCGCGCCGCTCGCCGAGATGGACGGCGAGGCCGAATCGCCGCCCGACGCGCCGGCCGCCTGA
- a CDS encoding LOG family protein, with product MPSSEPRETRRGRARAARLVAEIVRTGQAFEASGASLGDLKIVARSLEEMRRAFEMFAPYRGERKVSTFGSARTQESDPFFVTAEHFARAIAEHGFMVITGAGGGIMEACQRGAGRERSFGVNIQLPFEQGANPIIRDDPKLRSFSYFFTRKLFFVLEAHAVVLFPGGFGTQDEGFETLTLLQTGKCQMMPLVLLDQPRGTYWKTWQRYVEDQLLRRNLISPEDLHLYLVTDDVGRAVEEITRFYRVYHSSRYVEDLLVIRTTTPLPAERLVELSYEFSPIIVRGNIEACPPFGVERDDPATLHLPRIAFHFDRRSYGLLRRLINRINES from the coding sequence ATGCCGAGCTCCGAACCACGTGAAACCAGGCGCGGACGCGCGCGCGCCGCCCGTCTGGTCGCCGAAATCGTCCGCACCGGGCAGGCCTTCGAGGCGAGCGGCGCCAGCCTGGGCGACCTCAAGATCGTCGCCCGTTCCCTGGAGGAGATGCGGCGCGCGTTCGAGATGTTCGCGCCCTACCGCGGGGAACGGAAGGTCTCGACCTTCGGCTCGGCGCGCACCCAGGAGAGCGATCCCTTCTTCGTCACCGCCGAGCACTTCGCCCGCGCCATCGCCGAGCACGGCTTCATGGTGATCACCGGCGCCGGTGGCGGCATCATGGAGGCCTGCCAGCGCGGCGCCGGCCGCGAACGGAGTTTCGGAGTGAACATCCAACTGCCCTTCGAGCAGGGCGCCAATCCGATCATCCGCGACGATCCGAAGCTGCGGTCCTTCAGCTATTTCTTTACCCGCAAGCTGTTCTTCGTCCTCGAGGCGCATGCGGTGGTGCTCTTCCCCGGGGGCTTTGGGACGCAGGACGAGGGGTTCGAAACCCTGACCCTGCTGCAGACCGGCAAGTGCCAGATGATGCCGCTGGTGCTGCTCGACCAGCCGCGCGGCACCTATTGGAAGACCTGGCAGCGCTACGTCGAGGACCAGCTCCTGCGCCGGAACCTGATCTCGCCCGAGGACCTGCACCTCTACCTGGTCACCGACGACGTCGGTCGCGCGGTCGAGGAAATCACCCGCTTCTACCGCGTCTACCACTCCAGCCGCTACGTCGAGGACCTGCTGGTGATCCGCACCACGACGCCGCTGCCCGCCGAACGGCTGGTCGAGCTCAGCTACGAGTTCTCGCCGATCATCGTCCGCGGCAACATCGAGGCCTGCCCGCCCTTCGGCGTCGAGCGCGACGATCCCGCCACCCTGCACCTGCCGCGCATCGCCTTCCACTTCGACCGCCGCAGCTACGGCCTCCTGCGGCGCCTGATCAATCGCATCAACGAATCCTGA
- a CDS encoding thioredoxin domain-containing protein → MNAHTNRLAAESSPYLRQHAHNPVDWYPWGPEAFERARREHRPVLLSIGYSACHWCHVMERESFENPAIAALMNEHFVNIKVDREERPDVDHIYMNAVQLLTGRGGWPMTVFLTPAGEPFYGGTYFPPEDRHGLPGFPRLLTAIAEAWRERPDDVTRSVRDVHARLEELERHRPAESLPGAETVSDAVAQLARAYDSDHGGIGTAPKFPNTAVFDLFLRAGARAGDGATVDMTLHTLRRMAEGGIYDQLGGGFHRYSVDQRWLVPHFEKMLYDNAQLVPLYLAAHQHTADPFFARIARETLDYVLREMRDPAGGFWSTQDADSEGEEGRFFLWDEREVLDLLGDEVGALACRYWDVTASGNFERRNILHVAIGVEQLARLHGRDVDEVRRTLAQARATLFAARDRRVRPGLDSKILTSWNGLMISALARAAELFDDPRYRQAAVDAVAFVNRELRRGERLLSTWKDGVAKLNGYLDDYVFFAAALLDVFEAVQERPYLDQAAGLMDTVLRHFWDDAAGGFFFTSDDHETLIVRSKPAFDGSIPSGNSVAVLTLLRLAHLLDRDDFRARAEACLRLFASPMRSQPFGFANLLAAVDFHAQGPFEIVVVAPPRAAETVELLARLRRLYLPNRTLLVLDPADPTPRPALLAGKSAVGGQPTVYVCRDRTCSPPATTWDDVARLLA, encoded by the coding sequence ATGAACGCCCACACCAATCGCCTGGCCGCCGAATCGAGCCCCTATCTTCGCCAGCACGCGCACAACCCGGTGGACTGGTATCCCTGGGGTCCGGAGGCCTTCGAGCGCGCCAGGCGCGAGCATCGGCCGGTGCTGCTGAGCATCGGCTACTCGGCGTGTCACTGGTGCCACGTGATGGAACGCGAGTCGTTCGAGAACCCGGCGATCGCGGCGCTGATGAACGAGCACTTCGTCAACATCAAGGTCGATCGCGAGGAACGCCCGGACGTCGATCACATCTACATGAACGCGGTGCAGCTCCTCACCGGACGGGGCGGCTGGCCGATGACCGTGTTTCTCACGCCGGCGGGCGAGCCGTTCTACGGCGGCACCTATTTCCCGCCCGAGGACCGGCACGGGCTGCCCGGCTTCCCCCGCCTGCTGACGGCGATCGCCGAGGCGTGGCGCGAGCGACCGGACGACGTGACGCGCTCGGTGCGCGACGTCCATGCCCGCCTGGAAGAGCTCGAGCGGCATCGACCGGCCGAGTCGCTACCCGGCGCGGAGACGGTGAGCGACGCGGTGGCGCAACTGGCGCGCGCCTACGACAGCGATCACGGCGGCATCGGCACGGCGCCGAAGTTTCCCAACACTGCCGTGTTCGACCTCTTCCTGCGCGCCGGCGCCCGCGCCGGTGACGGCGCCACCGTCGACATGACGCTGCACACCCTGCGCCGCATGGCGGAGGGCGGCATCTACGACCAGCTCGGCGGCGGCTTCCACCGCTACTCCGTCGACCAACGCTGGCTGGTGCCGCACTTCGAGAAGATGCTCTACGACAACGCCCAGCTCGTTCCGCTGTACCTGGCGGCGCACCAGCACACGGCGGATCCCTTCTTCGCCCGCATCGCGCGCGAGACCCTCGACTACGTGTTGCGCGAGATGCGCGATCCGGCCGGCGGTTTCTGGTCGACGCAGGACGCCGACAGCGAGGGCGAGGAGGGCCGCTTCTTCCTGTGGGACGAGCGCGAGGTGCTCGACCTCCTCGGCGACGAGGTCGGGGCCCTCGCCTGTCGCTACTGGGACGTGACGGCGTCCGGCAACTTCGAGCGCCGCAACATCCTGCACGTCGCCATCGGCGTCGAACAGCTCGCCCGGCTGCACGGGCGCGACGTGGACGAGGTGCGCCGCACCCTGGCGCAGGCCCGCGCCACCCTCTTCGCCGCTCGCGATCGGCGTGTCAGGCCGGGACTCGACAGCAAGATCCTGACCTCCTGGAACGGGCTCATGATCAGCGCCCTGGCGCGCGCCGCCGAGCTTTTCGACGACCCGCGCTACCGCCAGGCGGCGGTCGATGCGGTAGCGTTCGTCAATCGCGAGCTGCGCCGCGGCGAGCGGCTGCTCAGCACCTGGAAGGATGGCGTGGCCAAGCTCAACGGCTACCTCGACGACTACGTCTTCTTCGCCGCGGCGCTGCTCGACGTCTTCGAGGCCGTGCAGGAACGGCCGTACCTCGACCAGGCGGCCGGCCTGATGGACACCGTTCTGCGCCACTTCTGGGACGATGCGGCGGGCGGTTTCTTCTTCACCAGCGACGATCACGAGACGCTCATCGTGCGCAGCAAGCCGGCATTCGACGGCTCGATCCCGTCCGGCAACTCGGTCGCGGTGCTGACCCTGCTGCGGCTCGCGCACCTGCTCGACCGCGACGACTTCCGCGCGCGCGCCGAGGCCTGCCTGCGGCTGTTCGCCTCGCCCATGCGATCGCAACCGTTCGGCTTCGCGAATCTGCTGGCGGCGGTCGACTTCCATGCCCAGGGACCTTTCGAGATCGTGGTCGTCGCCCCGCCGCGGGCGGCGGAGACCGTCGAGCTGCTGGCGCGTCTGCGCCGACTCTACCTGCCGAATCGGACGTTGCTGGTGCTCGACCCGGCGGACCCGACGCCGCGGCCGGCGCTGCTCGCGGGCAAGAGCGCGGTCGGCGGCCAGCCGACGGTGTACGTCTGCCGCGACCGTACCTGCTCGCCGCCGGCGACCACATGGGACGACGTCGCGCGGCTGCTCGCCTGA
- a CDS encoding nitroreductase family protein translates to MSDIGLYEALASTRAVRRLRPDPVPEPVLRRVLEAATWAPSGGNRQPWRVIAVRDAAIKQALGALYPGPWAPYAARQRAQIARLPEASRAKGERALAAGDHLAAHLHEAPVIAVFCFQPELLTITDSALPRPSVVGGASIYPAVQNLLLACRAEGLGCVLTTLLCVVEAQVRPLLRIPEPWATAAFVPIGWPVGRGHGRVSRKPVAEMVFNDHWGTPFEP, encoded by the coding sequence ATGAGCGACATCGGTCTCTACGAAGCGCTGGCGAGCACGCGCGCGGTGCGCCGGCTGCGTCCCGATCCGGTCCCCGAACCGGTGCTGCGGCGCGTGCTCGAGGCCGCGACCTGGGCGCCGTCCGGCGGCAACCGGCAGCCGTGGCGCGTCATCGCGGTGCGCGATGCGGCGATCAAACAGGCGCTGGGCGCGCTCTACCCCGGTCCGTGGGCGCCATACGCGGCTCGCCAGCGGGCGCAGATCGCGCGTCTGCCCGAGGCGAGCCGCGCCAAGGGGGAGCGCGCGCTGGCCGCCGGCGACCACCTCGCCGCGCACCTGCACGAAGCGCCGGTGATCGCGGTGTTCTGCTTCCAACCCGAGCTCCTGACGATCACCGATTCGGCGCTGCCGCGGCCGTCGGTGGTCGGCGGCGCGAGCATCTACCCGGCGGTGCAGAACCTGCTGCTCGCCTGCCGCGCCGAGGGCCTCGGCTGCGTGCTCACCACGCTGCTCTGCGTGGTCGAGGCGCAGGTGCGACCGCTGCTGCGGATTCCCGAGCCGTGGGCGACGGCCGCCTTCGTGCCGATCGGCTGGCCGGTGGGCCGCGGCCACGGCCGGGTGAGCCGCAAGCCGGTCGCCGAGATGGTGTTCAACGACCACTGGGGAACGCCCTTCGAGCCATGA